A genomic segment from Stegostoma tigrinum isolate sSteTig4 chromosome 1, sSteTig4.hap1, whole genome shotgun sequence encodes:
- the nop56 gene encoding nucleolar protein 56 — protein MVLLHVLFEHAAGYALLAVKEVEEIGLLLPQVVESMLTAGKFNSIVKLVAFSPFKSAQGALENMNAVSEGIVHEDMRLLLETNMPASSKKRKVILGVADPKIGAAIQEEIGIQCQTGGVVAEILRGVRLHFHSLVQGLSALSAAKAQLGLGHSYSRAKVKFNVNRADNMIIQSISLLDQLDKDINTFSMRVREWYGYHFPELIKIIADNYTYCRLAKLIGNRKELSEESLDSLEEIVMDSAKAQAILDAARSSMGMDISPIDLINIESFSNRVVSLAEYRTTLQDYLRSKMSQVAPNLAVLIGEVVGARLISHAGSLTNLAKYPASTVQILGAEKALFRALKTRGNTPKYGLIFHSTFIGRAAAKNKGRISRYLANKCTIASRIDCFSEIPTSVYGGKLRDQVEERLAFYETGEAPRKNSEVMKEAATEAAEVAAKLKRKMEKKEKRRKKREKRKLEGLAAEKGQEDEEEQPATKRAKLESEENGDIEVEVKKKKKKKTDNEELMLDNVSNGVQETVVPKKKRKQLVAEEKEEPVTPVSDKKKKKKKNKAE, from the exons ATG GTTTTGTTACATGTGTTGTTCGAACATGCTGCTGGCTATGCATTGCTGGCAGTTAAAGAAGTTGAGGAGATCGGCTTGCTTCTTCCTCAG GTGGTGGAGAGTATGCTGACCGCTGGCAAATTCAACAGTATTGTTAAACTAGTGGCATTTTCACCGTTTAAGTCTGCTCAAGGTGCCCTTGAAAACATGAATGCTGTTTCTGAAG GTATTGTTCACGAGGACATGAGGCTCCTGCTGGAGACAAACATGCCTGCTTCCAGCAAGAAGAGGAAGGTGATCCTGGGCGTGGCAGATCCTAAAATTGGAGCAGCGATCCAGGAGGAAATTGGCATCCAGTGTCAAACTGGAGGGGTGGTGGCAGAAATCCTTCGAG GGGTGCGGCTTCATTTCCACTCGCTGGTGCAGGGTCTGTCTGCACTATCTGCAGCCAAAGCCCAGCTAGGTTTGGGGCACAGCTACTCTCGGGCCAAAGTGAAGTTTAATGTGAACCGTGCAGACAATATGATCATCCAGTCTATCAGCCTGTTGGACCAACTGGACAAAGACATCAACACATTCTCCATGAGAGTCAG agaGTGGTATGGATACCACTTCCCAGAGCTCATCAAGATTATTGCAGACAACTATACTTACTGTCGACTAGCAAAACTAATTGGGAATCGCAAAGAGCTATCTGAGGAGAGCCTGGACTCCCTGGAAGAGATTGTAATGGACAGTGCCAAAGCCCAGGCCATCCTTGATGCAGCACGCAGTTCTATGG GTATGGATATCTCTCCAATCGACCTCATTAACATCGAGAGCTTCTCTAACCGAGTGGTATCTCTGGCTGAATACAGAACTACTTTACAGGATTACCTGCGCTCCAAGATGAGCCAGGTGGCACCCAATTTGGCAGTCCTCATTGGGGAGGTG GTGGGTGCCCGTCTCATCTCGCACGCAGGCAGCCTGACGAATCTGGCTAAGTACCCAGCCTCAACGGTGCAGATTTTGGGTGCAGAGAAAGCTTTGTTCAG AGCTCTGAAAACCAGAGGAAACACTCCCAAGTACGGCCTCATCTTCCACTCGACATTCATTGGCCGAGCTGCAGCaaagaacaagggcaggatttcCCGTTACCTGGCCAACAAGTGCACAATAGCATCAAGGATTGACTGCTTCTCAG AAATACCCACTAGTGTTTATGGAGGCAAGCTTCGAGACCAGGTTGAAGAACGGTTGGCATTCTATGAGACTGGTGAAGCTCCTCGCAAAAACAGCGAAGTTATGAAGGAAGCTGCCACTGAG GCAGCTGAAGTGGCAGCAAAACTGAAGAGAAAGatggaaaagaaagagaaaaggcgaaagaagagagagaagagaaagctGGAAGGCCTGGCTGCTGAGAAAGGacaggaggatgaggaggagcaGCCAGCTACAAAGAGAGCCAAACTGGAGAGTGAG GAAAATGGAGATATAGAAGTGGAGgtgaagaaaaagaagaagaagaaaactgATAATGAGGAACTGATGCTTGACAATGTGTCAAACGGTGTCCAGGAAACAGTTGTCCCAAAGAAGAAGAGGAAGCAGCTTGTGGCTGAGGAGAAAGAGGAACCAGTGACTCCTGTGTCagacaagaaaaagaaaaagaaaaagaacaaagctGAGTAG